A stretch of the Thiomicrorhabdus indica genome encodes the following:
- a CDS encoding helix-turn-helix domain-containing protein codes for MRETNSVSISGLLAHARDDKEMSLEQAAEKLNLSAEQLSVFEKPNLDVSELTAFERGYLRNYAVLLEVDLQQFPELLPAGNNLTSELHPTAEYNDYSQKPPFFGASLFKKIFWSLLLFLIGYGVYSVWPGGAELSEIAEDSFELRLEIPDLIESENEPSTVINGDSSK; via the coding sequence ATGCGAGAGACCAACTCTGTTTCGATTTCTGGATTACTTGCTCATGCAAGAGATGATAAAGAAATGAGTCTGGAACAGGCTGCCGAGAAGCTAAATTTATCAGCAGAACAGTTAAGTGTTTTTGAAAAGCCCAATTTAGATGTTTCAGAGTTGACGGCATTTGAACGTGGATATTTACGAAACTATGCCGTTTTGCTTGAAGTAGATCTTCAACAGTTTCCAGAGCTTTTACCGGCCGGTAATAATTTGACAAGTGAGTTACATCCAACCGCTGAATATAATGATTATTCACAAAAACCACCTTTTTTTGGTGCTTCGTTATTTAAAAAGATTTTTTGGTCATTATTGCTATTCTTGATTGGGTATGGAGTTTATTCAGTTTGGCCCGGAGGGGCTGAGCTTTCGGAAATTGCTGAAGATTCTTTTGAGTTGCGGCTTGAAATCCCTGATTTAATTGAGTCCGAAAACGAACCCTCAACAGTAATAAATGGTGACAGTAGTAAGTAA